One stretch of Juglans microcarpa x Juglans regia isolate MS1-56 chromosome 3D, Jm3101_v1.0, whole genome shotgun sequence DNA includes these proteins:
- the LOC121255089 gene encoding uncharacterized protein LOC121255089 yields the protein MVTGQYAAPRAPQVGCTLEQFSRQHSPTFDGRLNAMDANSWIECLEQIFEALFCTDDQKVIYATYNLTDLANKWWKSTQTLLQNELGEGVPITWERFKEVFLDRFFPQSLQESRARQFMDLTQGTMTVDQYATKFMELSRYASYLIPDEEKKAEKFERGLDWRIRDRVRALKIQNFFELVNRATIVEEGILESIKYNNQKKRQQQSQPLQSAPNKNKRPHRDSSPGPQIGGQTYPTCSTCGRKHMGKCLYGQNVCFKCRKPNHLARDCPMKKSGEPGKSGGQKMTATTCVYSLTPDDAVASNDVVTGRASAASKRTEAIIVPEWKWEDISMDFILGLPRTSAGKNSIRVVLDRLTNSAHFLPITNTDSMKKLSKLYVKEIVWLHGVTGQLC from the exons ATGGTTACCGGTCAGTACGCCGCACCTAGGGCACCGCAAGTTGGATGTACGTTGGAGCAGTTTTCTCGTCAGCACTCTCCAACCTTTGATGGAAGGTTAAATGCTATGGATGCAAATAGTTGGATTGAATGTTTGGAGCAAATTTTTGAGGCGTTGTTCTGCACAGATGATCaaaaggttatttatgcaacaTACAACCTAACAGACCTAGCTAACAAGTGGTGGAAGTCAACTCAGACACTTTTACAGAATGAACTAGGGGAAGGAGTCCCCATTACTTGGGAGCGCTTTAAGGAGGTATTCCTGGATCGTTTCTTTCCACAGTCTTTACAAGAGTCGAGAGCACGTCAGTTCATGGACCTCACACAGGGAACGATGACGGTTGATCAATATGCCACCAAATTCATGGAGCTATCTCGTTACGCTAGTTATCTGATTCcagatgaagaaaagaaagctgAGAAATTTGAACGTGGTTTGGACTGGAGAATTAGAGATCGAGTACGTGCCCttaagattcaaaatttttttgagctgGTGAATCGAGCCACTATTGTTGAAGAGGGTATCTTGGAGAGtatcaaatataataatcagAAGAAGCGCCAGCAACAATCACAACCGCTCCAATCTGCACCAAACAAGAATAAGAGGCCTCATCGTGATAGCAGTCCAGGGCCACAAATAGGAGGACAAACTTATCCTACATGTTCAACATGTGGGAGGAAGCATATGGGAAAATGCTTATATGGCCAGAACGTGTGTTTCAAGTGCAGGAAGCCGAATCATTTAGCTCGTGACTGCCCTATGAAGAAATCTGGGGAACCAGGAAAAAGTGGAGGGCAGAAGATGACAGCTACAACATGTGTATATTCCCTCACCCCTGATGACGCTGTGGCGTCAAATGATGTAGTCACAG GTAGAGCATCAGCAGCCAGCAAGAGAACTGAAGCCATTATtgttccagaatggaaatgggaggacATTTCCATGGATTTCATACTTGGATTGCCAAGGACTTCGGCAGGAAAAAATTCTATAAGGGTTGTTCTTGATAGATTGACAAACAGTGCTCACTTTTTACCAATTACCAACACTGACTCTATGAAAAAGTTGTCCAAGCTATACGTTAAGGAGATAGTTTGGTTGCATGGAGTAACGGGACAATTGTGTTAG